The Flammeovirga yaeyamensis genome segment GATAAGAATGATGTTGAATATCAGATAGAATATTGATGTCGTCTGTCTCATCAAAAAGTTTTGAATGAAGGATTACTAGTTCTTTATGATATTAAGTTAATAATTTTTTGGAAGTTTAATAAGGTTACTCCTGTAATTCTCCATATCATTTGATATAAAATAAAAAAAGGAATCCATTACTGAATTCCTTTTTCATTGAAGCGATTCACTTCTATATATTCGTTTTGAATAATTTGATAGCAATTGCCAACAAGATGATACCAAATACTTTTCTCAAGATATTGGCGCCACCTTTACCTAATTTTGTTTGAATCCATCCCGAACTTTTCAGAACGATATACACGAAAATTAAGTTGATAATGATACCGAGTAAAATACTCCAATTCGAGTATTCCGATTTCAACGAAATAATCGTTGTCATACTACCTGCACCTGCAATTAGTGGAAACGCAAGTGGAACAATCGATCCTGACCCTCCTTCATCGGGTTCACTTTTAAAGAAAGTGATTCCCAATATCATCTCCAATCCTAATAAGAATAGAATAATTGCACCTGCAATGGCAAATGAACTTACATCAATACCAAAAAGATTAAGAATCTGCGTACCTACTATCAAAAACAAAATCATAATCACACCCGCTACAACGGTGGCTTTTAACGATTCTATTTTTCCTTCTTTTTCTCTTAAATCAATAATAATTGAATAATATCAATTACTGAAAAAAGAATAAGTGAAACAGACGCTACTGCTTTAAAACTGATGTCTAAACTTATATCCATATGTATTACTCTTCTGTAACAAACCCTGCAGCTGCGAGGTCTTCCCAATACGATGGGTAAGATTTTGCCACTACTTCAGGTTCGTCGATATTTAACTCACCTAACATAGACAAAGGAGCAAAAGCCATGGCCATTCTATGATCTTCATATGTATGAATGCTTTGTCCTTCGATTTTTATACCGCCTTTCGGCACACGGATTTCCTCATCACCGATCACCTCAATCTCCAAACCTAATTTTCTGATTTCGTTTTGAAGTGCTGCAATTCTATCCGTTTCTTTAATTCTTAAACTTTGAAGCCCGATCATTCTACCTTCCATACCCATCGCTGCCACTAAAGACACAATTGTTTGTGCCAAGTCAGGACAGTGCGTAAAGTCGAAATAGAATTTCTCTGCTTTCTCCATTTTTGATAAGCGAACGCCATCTGCCTCAAAAGTAGATTTCACACCCAATTGCTCCATCATCTCTACAATTGCCTTATCCCCTTGAAGTGAATCTTCTCTTAAGTGCATGATTTTGATATCACACTCTTCAGATAAAGCGGCAATTGAATACCAGTAACTCGCACCCGACCAATCCGACTCAATAGTGTATTCGCCTGATTGATAATCTTGAGGGGTTACTTTAATGATATTTTCTTCCCAAGTATATTTCACTCCAAAACGTTCCATCAAGCTCAATGTCATCATGATGTATGGTTTAGAAGCCACAGTGCCTTCTAAAGTCAATTCCAAACCTTTTGGTAAAGTTGGAGCGACTAAAAGTAAAGCGGAGATATACTGACTACTTACATCACCACGGATACTCACTTTCTCAGAAACTTGATCAAAGCTTTTGATCTCATGAGGAGGATATCCATCGTTTTTCTGATATTCAATTTCAGCACCTAATGTTCTAAGTGCATCCACTAAAATACCGATAGGACGTTCTTGCATACGTGCCGTACCTGTCATTAAAGACGGACGGTTATTTGCCGCAGTATACGCCGTTAAAAAACGCATTGTTGTCCCTGCATCCAAAACATCTAGCGTATGATCGCCAGAATCTAATAAACGCATCATTGTCTGTGTATCTCTAGCCATAGAGATATTTGACAACTGAATACTTTCTTTCGCACACGCTTGAATAATCAAAGCTCTATTACTCTCTGACTTTGATGATACCAATGGTACATTCAAGCTAACCTTTTTAGAAGGGTGATGTATTTTCATAGTCTATTCTGTTAGTTCTCTTGGTTTTCAAACAACTCCATTTCGAATAGGGTAGCCAAATGATTTTTCAATTTGCCTTCCACTTCGCTCATTTCAAGTTGATGTCCTAATTCTTGTTCCATAGAAGTAACTGCTTTATCAGAGATACCACAAGGAACAATATTGCCGAAAAATTTTAAATCTGCATTTACGTTTAAAGCAAAACCATGCATTGTTACCCAACGCGATGTTTTTACTCCCATAGCACAGATTTTTCTAGGATTAGGATCGTTTTCCTCTCCAATCCACACACCTGTTAGTCCATCAATTCTTCCCGACTTAATACCGTAATCGGCCAAAGTAAGGATAATTGCCTCTTCCAACAGTCTTAAATATTTATGTATATCTGTAAAAAAGTTATCAAGATCTAGGATAGGATAACCTACAATCTGACCAGGACCATGATAAGTAATATCTCCTCCACGGTTGATCTTAAAAAACTCTACATGTTCTCTATCCAATCCTTGTTGATCCAATAAAAGATGTTCCTCTTTACCGCTTTTTCCTAATGTGTACACATGAGGGTGTTCCACAAACAATAAATAATTATTGGTTGTTTCCGCTTCTTCTCCTCTATCTGTTCTTCTTCTATTTTCGAGCTTGGTCTGAACAATACCATCAAACAATTCCGTTTGATAATCCCATGCTTGGGCATATTTCATATTACCAAGGTGACGAAATTCGACTTTTTTGTTCATCATATTCTTCTCCTACAAATTACTTGATGTTGAAAAAGATAAATGCCATCATCAAGTAACATTAAAGTGAAACTCATTTACTGTAAAGTATCATCAAAACACCATTTGAAATACTACTTTACTATGAGCCTTTCTTTTCCAACTGCGAAATTGCATAAAAAAAACCTCTTCTGTAAATAGAAGAGGTTGATATATTGAAAATTTCTTGATTTTTCTAGTTTGTGGACTTTATATACGACAAAAACTCACCTTGAATACCCAAGGTGCTCGCTAATTTTAACATAGCAGTAGCTTCCATTTCACTAATGTAGCCTTTCCTATTGTTGGCATCCCAAGCAAGGGAAATATATTTAAGTCGTGTTTCTTTCGGAAACTCTAGCATAACCTCGGATAAGTACTGTTTCGCATTATCAAAAGCATTTACATAATCTTCAGCTATAAATTTGGTCGCCCATTCAAGTTCAGCATGACCGTCAATATTAGTCGCAGTTTCGTCAAGAATTGCCTGTTCATCTTCATCAAGTCCATGATAATGGAATATTACAGATTTTATGAGAAGGTAGGCTTTTTTCTCTTCACTAGTCATTTATTTCAATAACAAAGTTTACTTGACAAATATAACATTATATGTCATCTCACCAAATAAACGTTAATGTTAATACGTTGATCAAATGAATAATTATTCAATCAACTTATTGTTAATTAAACAGTTATACAAAAATCATTTCTAACAAAAAAAACTGTCATATAGCAAAAAAGAAGCTCTATTTATACAATAAAGCTTCTTTTTCCATGAACAGTGGAATGTTATTTTACTTTTTTCTGAAAATAGTCCAAAGTAAGTTTCAAACCTTCTGCTCTATCTACTTTTGGAGTCCAATCCAAAATTTCTTTCGCTCTTGTGATATCTGGCTGTCTCACTTTTGGATCATCTTTAGGAAGATCTTTGTAAATCACTTTTGATTTAGATCCAGTAAGTGCAACAATTTCCTCTGCAAATTCTTTGATCGTAATTTCTTGAGGATTACCAATATTTACTGGTTGGTGGTAATCTGACATAGTCAATCGGTAAATACCTTCTACCAAATCGGCTACATAACAGAAAGATCTTGTTTGAGAACCATCACCAAATACAGTAATATCTTCTCCTCTTAATGCCTGACTCATGAATGCTGGTAGAGCGCGACCATCATCCAGACGCATTCTTGGACCGTATGTATTGAAGATACGAACCATACCTGTGTTCACACCATGGAAAGTATGGTACCCCATTGTGATTGCCTCTTGGAATCTTTTTGCTTCATCGTACACACCACGTGGTCCAATTGGGTTTACATTACCCCAATAATCTTCTTTCTGAGGGTGAACATTTGGATCGCCATACACTTCTGAAGTAGAAGCAATGATAAATCTAGATTTTTTTACTCTAGCTAATCCTAATAAATTATATGGTGCCAAAGATCCTACTTTTAGTGTTTGGATAGGCATTTCCAAATAATCAATTGGGCTTGCAGGCGATGCGAAATGTAGAATGTAATCCACTTCTCCAGGAACGTGAACAAACTTAGTCACATCATGATGGTAAAATTCAAAATTAGAGTTACCGAATAGATGAGAAATATTGTCTTCGCTACCAGTTAAGAAGTTATCCATTCCGACAACCTTAAAACCGTTGTCCAGGAACTTATCGCACAAGTGTGATCCAAGGAAACCTGCTGCTCCTGTTATTAGGACTCTTTTCATTGTATGTAAATAATTTGGTTATTGCTTATAAAAAATCAGAGATGTCGCCTGCTCCTTCCCTTACTACATCAAAATCTCCGTTGGTTAAATTGACTACCGTTGATAGATGAATATTTCCGAAGCCGCCATCGATAACAGCATCTACTTGTTTTTCGTAATCTTCGTAAATCAATTCAGGGTCAGTTGGATATTCTAAAATATCATCATCTTGTTTAAGAGAAGTAGTCACAATAGGGTTACCCAGCAATCGTACTAATTCTCTTGGGATATTATTATCAGGCACACGAATACCCACTTCTTTTTTCTTAGTATCTACCAACTTTGGAACAGCACTACTTGCATTCATAATAAAAGTATAAGGACCAGGAAGGGCTTTCTTTAATATTCTGAATGTAGGTGTTTCTATATGTTTCACATAAGTGGTGATATCAGATAGATCGTAACAAATAAACGATAGATTCATTTTATTTGCCTTCAAACCTTTAAACCTCAATAATTTTTTTAAAGCGGCGGTATTATTTAAATCGCAACCCACACCATATACAGTGTCGGTAGGATAAATCACTAAACCTCCTTTCTTTAATATTTTTACTACCTCATTAAGAAGTCTCTCTTGAGGATTATCTGCATTGATTCTAAAAAATTCTGCCATGACTCGTCAAAGTTAATATGTGTGCTTAAAGGTTCAATTAATTTACTTAAAAAATGCTCTTTTTAGAAGAAGATTTACTATATATTGCTAACTCTCCTAA includes the following:
- a CDS encoding 3-phosphoshikimate 1-carboxyvinyltransferase produces the protein MKIHHPSKKVSLNVPLVSSKSESNRALIIQACAKESIQLSNISMARDTQTMMRLLDSGDHTLDVLDAGTTMRFLTAYTAANNRPSLMTGTARMQERPIGILVDALRTLGAEIEYQKNDGYPPHEIKSFDQVSEKVSIRGDVSSQYISALLLVAPTLPKGLELTLEGTVASKPYIMMTLSLMERFGVKYTWEENIIKVTPQDYQSGEYTIESDWSGASYWYSIAALSEECDIKIMHLREDSLQGDKAIVEMMEQLGVKSTFEADGVRLSKMEKAEKFYFDFTHCPDLAQTIVSLVAAMGMEGRMIGLQSLRIKETDRIAALQNEIRKLGLEIEVIGDEEIRVPKGGIKIEGQSIHTYEDHRMAMAFAPLSMLGELNIDEPEVVAKSYPSYWEDLAAAGFVTEE
- the lipB gene encoding lipoyl(octanoyl) transferase LipB yields the protein MMNKKVEFRHLGNMKYAQAWDYQTELFDGIVQTKLENRRRTDRGEEAETTNNYLLFVEHPHVYTLGKSGKEEHLLLDQQGLDREHVEFFKINRGGDITYHGPGQIVGYPILDLDNFFTDIHKYLRLLEEAIILTLADYGIKSGRIDGLTGVWIGEENDPNPRKICAMGVKTSRWVTMHGFALNVNADLKFFGNIVPCGISDKAVTSMEQELGHQLEMSEVEGKLKNHLATLFEMELFENQEN
- a CDS encoding UDP-glucuronic acid decarboxylase family protein, whose translation is MKRVLITGAAGFLGSHLCDKFLDNGFKVVGMDNFLTGSEDNISHLFGNSNFEFYHHDVTKFVHVPGEVDYILHFASPASPIDYLEMPIQTLKVGSLAPYNLLGLARVKKSRFIIASTSEVYGDPNVHPQKEDYWGNVNPIGPRGVYDEAKRFQEAITMGYHTFHGVNTGMVRIFNTYGPRMRLDDGRALPAFMSQALRGEDITVFGDGSQTRSFCYVADLVEGIYRLTMSDYHQPVNIGNPQEITIKEFAEEIVALTGSKSKVIYKDLPKDDPKVRQPDITRAKEILDWTPKVDRAEGLKLTLDYFQKKVK
- a CDS encoding L-threonylcarbamoyladenylate synthase — its product is MAEFFRINADNPQERLLNEVVKILKKGGLVIYPTDTVYGVGCDLNNTAALKKLLRFKGLKANKMNLSFICYDLSDITTYVKHIETPTFRILKKALPGPYTFIMNASSAVPKLVDTKKKEVGIRVPDNNIPRELVRLLGNPIVTTSLKQDDDILEYPTDPELIYEDYEKQVDAVIDGGFGNIHLSTVVNLTNGDFDVVREGAGDISDFL